The nucleotide window CGTGCGCGACGAATTTCTCAACGGTCATGCGATCTGCCACGGTGGCCTCATGTTCACGCTGGCCGACTCGACCTTCGCGTTCGCCTGCAACAGCTACAACATCAACACGGTCGCGGCCGGTTGCAGCATCGAATTCCTGAAGCCGGTCTTCGGCGGCGACACGCTCACGGCCGAAGCGCAGGAACAACTGCTGTCGGGCCGTCACGGCATCTACGACATTCGCGTGACCAACTCGGCAGGCGAAGTGGTGGCGATGTTCCGGGGCAAGTCCGCCCAGATCAAGGGCAGCGTCATCTGACGCCGTCTGGCAGTGCGCGAGCCCGCGCTCGCGAGCAAAACCAACAGTATGTGTAAGACGTAAGCCCCAAGGAGACAGACATGACCACCGCCTTGCCGCTCGATCCGATCGAGAAAGCGAGCCTCGACGAACTGCGCGCCCTCCAGCTCCAACGGCTGAAGACCACGCTGCGGCATGCCTATGAGAACTCGCCGGTGTACCGGCGCAAGTTCGACGAGGCCGGCGTCCATCCGGATGATCTGAACACACTGGCCGATCTGGCCAAGTTCCCGTTCACGACCAAGAAGGATCTGCGCGACAGCTATCCGTTCGGCATGTTTGCCGTGCCGATGGAACAGGTCTCGCGCATTCACGCCTCGTCGGGCACGACGGGCAAGCCGACGGTGGTCGGTTACACAGCCAACGACATCAGCACGTGGGCCGATCTGGTGGCCCGCTCGATTCGCGCTTCGGGCGCACGTCGCGGCGACAAAGTGCACGTGAGCTACGGCTATGGCCTGTTCACGGGCGGTCTCGGTGCCCACTACGGTGCCGAGCGCGCCGGCCTGACGGTGATTCCGTTCGGCGGCGGCCAGACCGAGAAGCAGGTGCAACTGATTCAGGACTTCAAGCCCGACATCATCATGGTCACGCCGAGCTACATGCTCGCGATTGCCGACGAGCTTGAGCGTCAGGGCATGGCAGCCTCTGAGTCGTCGCTGCGCATCGGTATCTTCGGCGCCGAGCCGTGGACCAACGACATGCGTCTGGCGATCGAGAAGCGCATGGGCATCGACGCGGTCGACATCTACGGCTTGTCGGAAGTGATGGGCCCGGGTGTGGCGTGCGAATGCGCCGAGACCAAGGACGGCCCGACGATCTGGGAAGATCATTTCTTCCCGGAAATCATCGATCCGGAAACGGGCGAAGTGGTGCCCGATGGCGAATTCGGCGAACTGGTGTTCACGTCGCTCACGAAGGAAGCGCTGCCAATCATCCGTTACCGCACGCGCGATCTGACGCGTCTGCTGCCGGGTACGGCACGCACGATGCGCCGCATGGAGAAGATCACCGGCCGCTCGGACGACATGATGATCATCCGTGGCGTGAACGTCTTCCCGTCACAGATCGAAGAGTTGCTGCTGCGCCAGCCGGTGCTCTCGCCGCACTATCAGATCGTGCTGGACAAGGAAGGCCCGATGGACACGATGGAAGTGGACGTCGAAGCCGCCGTGGGTTGCCATGACGACGCGGCACTGAAGTCGGCGGGCAGCGAGCTCAAGCGCGACATCAAGACGCTGATCGGTGTGTCGTGCGCGGTGCGTGTGCGTCCAGTGGGCGGCATCGAGCGC belongs to Pandoraea norimbergensis and includes:
- the paaI gene encoding hydroxyphenylacetyl-CoA thioesterase PaaI; protein product: MSLTAPAGNAASPETLSPEALARATGEAMYSTDRASQWLGMELQEVRPGYARMTMRVRDEFLNGHAICHGGLMFTLADSTFAFACNSYNINTVAAGCSIEFLKPVFGGDTLTAEAQEQLLSGRHGIYDIRVTNSAGEVVAMFRGKSAQIKGSVI
- the paaK gene encoding phenylacetate--CoA ligase PaaK, giving the protein MTTALPLDPIEKASLDELRALQLQRLKTTLRHAYENSPVYRRKFDEAGVHPDDLNTLADLAKFPFTTKKDLRDSYPFGMFAVPMEQVSRIHASSGTTGKPTVVGYTANDISTWADLVARSIRASGARRGDKVHVSYGYGLFTGGLGAHYGAERAGLTVIPFGGGQTEKQVQLIQDFKPDIIMVTPSYMLAIADELERQGMAASESSLRIGIFGAEPWTNDMRLAIEKRMGIDAVDIYGLSEVMGPGVACECAETKDGPTIWEDHFFPEIIDPETGEVVPDGEFGELVFTSLTKEALPIIRYRTRDLTRLLPGTARTMRRMEKITGRSDDMMIIRGVNVFPSQIEELLLRQPVLSPHYQIVLDKEGPMDTMEVDVEAAVGCHDDAALKSAGSELKRDIKTLIGVSCAVRVRPVGGIERSVGKARRVVDKRPR